In the Pseudomonadota bacterium genome, CAATAAAATCGGTAAAATCCTCCGCGCACAAGGCAGTGTGATAAGCGCTTAAGCTGATGTTTGCCGGTTTACCGCATACCCTGCATTTCATCCGCCGGAGATTACCCTTATAAGTTTGACGTTGTCGTCCGCTCCCAGCTTGCAGTCTTCCGTCATCAGACTGCCGTTCGCGATGACAAGATGGGCTTCCCTGCTGAGAGAAAATTCCTCAAGAAGCTTTGAAACAAACATCGGTTTTTCAAATTCGTATACTTTGTTTTCCCATTCGACTTTCATCGTTTATTAGATAACACAACGAGGTAGTGTTGTCAAAGAGTAGCTGCCTGCTCTGTATAATGAATACTGCAATTGATTTTATAAAAATGGTGATTATATTAAATTCATCAGTCAGCATTCGACACTCGGCTGACAAAATAATTACAGGAATACAGCAGTAAATAGCAACAAAAAGTAAATCCATTACGAGGTGAAAATATGAACTTTGACAAGTTAACGATAAAAGCCCAGGAAGCTATAGCCGACGCCCAGAAAAGGGCAGAGAAAAACAGAAATCAAATGATTGAAAACGAACATCTTCTTTACAGCCTTATATCTCAAAAAGAAGGTGTTGTAAAACCGATGCTCGATAAACTGGGGGCAAACACGAGCTACATTATAAATGACCTGGAAAAAGCATTAAAGAAGTTTTCGCATGTAGAAGGCGCTGTGCAGGTTTACATATCGCCGCAACTGAAACAGGCAATAGACACGGCATTTGATGAAGCAGAACGATTGAAAGATGATTATGTAAGCGTTGAACATCTACTTATCGGTATAACAGAGGTTCACGAAGGGGCTGCTTCAGATATACTGAAAAGCTACGGTGTTACAAAAGACAAGATTTTTGCCGTACTGAAAGATATGAGAGGCTCCCAAAGGGTAACGGACCAGTCACCGGAAGAAAAATACCAGTCTTTGCAAAGATACTGCAGGGATTTAACAGAAGAGGCAAGGAAGGGCAAACTCGATCCTGTCATCGGCAGAGACGAGGAAGTAAGAAGGGTAATGCAGGTGCTCTCACGCAGAACAAAGAACAATCCCGTCGTTATCGGCGAACCAGGGGTCGGGAAAACTGCCATTGTTGAAGGGTTGGCCCAGAGGATTATAAGCGGCGATATACCGGAAACATTAAAAAACAAAAAAGTGCTTTCCCTTGACCTCGGGGCCATGCTGGCAGGAGCAAAATTCAGGGGTGAATTTGAGGACAGGCTCAAGGCTGTCTTAAAAGAGATTGATGAAGCTGCCGGCACAATAATCCTTTTCATAGATGAACTCCACACGATTGTCGGAGCCGGCAATGCTCAGGGAGCGATAGACGCATCAAACATGTTGAAGCCCGCCCTTGCAAGGGGCGAACTGCGTTGTATCGGGGCGACAACACTTGATGAATACAGAAAGTATATCGAAAAGGATGCTGCCCTTGAAAGAAGGTTCCAGCCAGTTTTTGTTGGAGAACCATCTATTGAAGAAACTATAGCAATATTACGGGGATTAAAGGAGAAATATGAGCTTCATCACGGCGTGAGGATCAAGGATTCGGCGTTGATTGCCGCGGCAACGCTTTCACACCGGTATATAACGGACAGATTTTTGCCTGATAAGGCAATTGACTTAATTGATGAATCATCTTCCAGATTAAGGATGGAAATTGACAGCGTACCGACGGAGATTGACGAGATAGAAAGAAAGATCATCCAGGTTCAGATAGAGATTGAAGCATTAAAGAAGGAAAAAGACGAAGCCTCAAAAGAACGGAAGAAGAAACTTGAAGAAGATTTGCTTGAATTAAAGACAGATGCCGGTGAAAAAAGAAAGCACTGGGGAAGGGAAAAAGAACTGATAAAGGCCATAGGAGAGATAAAGGAAAAGATCGACAGAGCAAAGACCGAGGCCGAGGAAGCGGAGCGCAGGGGAGATTTTGGCAGGGTCGCAGAAATCAGGTATGGCACAATTATAGCACTGGAGACGGAACAGAAAGAGAAAAATAAAGAACTTGCGGAATTTCAGAAGGGCAATAAGATGCTGAAAGAAGAAGTTGACGAGGAAGACATCGCAAGAGTTGTCTCCAAATGGACAGGCATACCTGTTTCAAAGATGCTTGAAGGCGACATGGAAAAGCTTGTCAACATGGAGGACAGGATACATAAGAGGGTTATCGGCCAGCACGAGGCTGTGGACGCCGTATCCAGCACAATCAGAAGGGCTCGCGCCGGTCTTCAGGACCCGAACAGGCCCCTTGGCTCCTTTCTGTTTCTGGGACCCACCGGAGTCGGCAAGACAGAGCTTGCAAAAGCGCTCGCGGAATTCCTTTTCGACGATGAACAGGCAATTGTGAGGATCGATATGAGCGAATTTATGGAAAAGCACTCCGTATCAAGGCTGATAGGCGCGCCTCCCGGATACGTAGGATACGAGGAAGGCGGCTACCTTACTGAAGCTGTAAGGAGAAGACCCTATTCTATCATCCTCATGGACGAAGTGGAAAAGGCACATCCTGAAGTATTCAATGTGCTTTTGCAGGTACTTGATGACGGCAGGCTTACCGACGGACAGGGCAGAACAGTGGATTTCAAGAATACCGTGATAATCATGACATCCAACATCGGAAGCCAGTTTATAACGGATTTCGGCGGCAAGGATTATGAAGAGATGAGAAAACAGGTGTCGGAAGCAATCAAGCTCCACTTCAAACCCGAGTTTCTCAACAGGATTGACGAGATTATTATATTCAGGTCGCTTTCCGCCGAGGACATAAAACATATTGCCGGTTTGCAGCTCACCATACTGGCAAAGAGGGTTGAAGAAAGAAAGATAGAGCTCATATTCACCGATAAGCTGAAAAACATGATTTCAAAGGAAGGATACGACCCCATTTACGGCGCAAGGCCCTTAAAACGGCTTATCCAGAAGAAACTGCAGGATGCACTTGCCATGATGGTTTTAAAAGGCGAAATAAAAGAAGGTGATACGGTTAAAGCAGATGTAAATGCAAAAGGAGAAGTGGTATTCAAACAATAAAATAGCGTCCGGTGGGCTGGATAATCCAGCCCCCAGCCTGTTTTTCATGCCAATTAGAATTCATTGATAGAACGAGGCAACGACGACGAGCCGACGCAGATGTACAGCACAGTACATCGAGGAAAGTGAGGAGGAGGTAACGAAGTTATATCATTGAAGGCGAATTGGCATTAGCAAGTTTCGCTTGACAATATCATGGAGTTGCTGATATATAAATCCATTCATATAATAGGCGCATAGCTCAGTGGGAGAGCGCTACCCTGACACGGTAGAAGTCCGGGGTTCAAAACCCCGTGCGCCTACCATTAAAATCTATAAATTACCTTGCCCATCAGTGATGAAATTCATTATAATGGTGCCCCTCTCCATTGCGTGATAACGGCAGAAACCCTGTTCCAATAAAAATCAAAAATAGATCAAAAAGAATAATATACTTGTAGCGGACTGCAATCCTGGGCTTAAGTATCATGCTGCCGAACCTGAAATACCTCCTTTCTTTTTTTAGGGCAAGATTTAAATTATCAAGCATTTCATCAAATTCTGATGGTTTAGTCCAATTTTTATCTCTTATTACAATTTCCATATGATTGAGGTTCCACGATAAAGATGCATCTGCATCATATCCTGTTACAAAGATCAACAAATACAGCGGCGTAAACATGCCAACAAGGATGAGGATTATGTACACCCCCTATATTTACTACTATAATTATAGCGGCAAAAATGGATATGTAAAGATACGGGGAGAAGATCATTTTAGACGTAGCTTCAGGGGCTCAAAAACTCTGGTGATAATAATTCTGGACGAATGTATATTGTATTGTTATTATTATTCTATATCCAGATAGTTATGGGCAACGGTCTACTTAACCATAAGAAAGGAGAGTGTCAATGCTGAATGAAGCTATTATGGCAGAAGCAAGAAGTTTTATGAAAAGCCGGGTAATTCTCACAGCAGCAGAGCTTGACTTTTTTACTTTTCTTGATAAAAAGCCTGCCACTGCGAAAGAGATAGTAAAACAGCGCGGCCTTGATTTGCGGGCCACAACCAGAGTCCTGGATTGTCTTATTGCTTTAGGGCTGCTGCAAAAAAATTCCGATCTTTATGGAAATACAGAAATGGGGTCATACTTTTCGGCTCATCATCCCGAAACTGTCCTGCCTGTGATTATCCATTGGAATCACCTCTGGACAAGCTGGAGCGAACTTACCGATATTGTAAAAAAAGGGACCGACAAAAAATCAAGTGCCGGCGTCAAATTCAGCGATACAGAGATGAAGGCCTTTGTCGGTGCAATGCATGTAATTGCGCACAATCTCTCCCGTGAAATAGCAGGTGTCTACGATCTCAAACCATACAAGCGTCTTCTTGACATCGGGGGAGCATCGGGTACCTATACGACAGCATTCCTCAAGAAAAATCCACGCATGAAGGCTATAATTTTTGAATTGGAGGATGTTATCCCTCTGGCTCAGGAAAGGCTCAAGACGGAAGGTCTTTCAAAACGTACGGAATTGATAGCAGGAGATTTCTATCAGGATGAACTGCCGAAGGGATGCGGCCTGACACTACTTTCAGCGATCATTCACCAGAACAGCGAGGAAGATAATTTTCGTCTCTATCAGAGGGTTTTCCGTGCCCTTGAACCCGGGGGTACAGTGCTTATCCGTGACCATGTTATGGATGAATCCCGCATATACCCTCCTGCAGGGACTTTATTTGCAATTAACATGCTTGTACAGACCCGTGGCGGCGACACCTATACTTTCCAGGAAATAAAAGAAACGTTAGAAAAGGCCGGTTTCGTTGATGTAAAGCTAATAAGAACCGGGGAAAAAATGGATTGTCTGGTGGAAGCTCGAAAACCGGCATAGATATCAACTGTTCTTTTTCACAAATACTATTCGCTGGATTACAGTAACATGGGTTAATACTGCAAGGATGAGAACAGCATATTCCAATACATTAAAACAAAGGCCGATAAAAAGTATTACCAACCGCTCCGGCCTCTCGAGGATGCCCGTATTGCAGTCAAGGGATGCGGCTTCAGCCCTTGCCTTTGCATAAGGGATAATTGCAGCGCCGATAGAAGCAATAAAAACGATAATCGAATAAAAGGACTCACCATGCCGCAAAAAATGAATAAATATGCCAAGCATGATAAGAAGGTCTACATACCTGTCAAGGACAGAGTCGAGGAACCCGCCGAAACGTGTTACTCTGTTCATATGCCTTGCAACTGCTCCGTCCATAAGGTCGAAAAAGCCGGAAATCGCAAGCAATATCCCCCCTGTCAGCATATAATCAAAGGCTATAAAGGCAGATGCGGCAAAGCCGAAGGGAATCCCGCAAATCGTTAATATATTAGGATTTACTGACCTGTTTTTAAAAAAGAAACGATAAGTCCCAAGAATTACAGGATCAAGGGCATGTCCTATTTTAGAACTGATCAAAGGCGGTTCCTACCTCTCCCTTTCACCCCTTATGAATTCTTCGACCATGTTTTTTGCGATACTATCGGGAAATTGTTTGATCGGATGCTTCATGGTATAGGCCGAAATTGACTCAAGCACACCGGCCGCCTTTCTGTCCCTCGCTACCTTGCAGCATCTTATTGCGTCTATGATACAGCCACCGCTGTTCGGCGAATCCTCAACGGACAGCCTGAGCTCCATATTAATGGGAATGTCGCCAAAGATTCTGCCCTCTATCCTCATAAAACAGACCTTATTGTCGTTCTGCCAGGGTACATAATCAGAGGGACCGATATGGATGTTTTCCGTAGGCATTGGCACATCCAGCAATGATTGAACCGCTTCGGTTTTTGATATCCTTTTTGATACAAGCCTGTCCTGATTGAGCATATTCAAAAAGTCCGTGTTGCCGCCGGTATTTAATTGATATGTCCTGTCAATTTTAACGCCCCTGTCGTCAAAGAGCTTAATAAGGGCTCTGTGTATGATTGTTGCGCCGATTTGAGATTTTACATCATCACCTACTACAGGTATGCCTTTTTGTTTAAACCTTTCCGCCCAGCCTTCATCGGAAGCAATAAATACAGGTATGCAATTAATCAGACTTGTCCCGCTTTCAAGACAGCATTCCGCATAAAACCTTGCCGCTTTTTCAGAACCGACTGGAAGGTAATTTACCAGGATCTCCACGTTTCTATCCTTCAATACCTTTACAATATCCACAGGTTTTTCATCGGACACCAGAAAAATTCTTTCTTCAGGATAATCTTTCATATGCGGAGAAACACCATCCAGTATGTGTCCCATAGAAACGGTTATATCAGGTTGGATTACATCCTTATCAATAAGCTTCGTACAATTCGGCAGGGCAAAAATCGCGTCTTTAATGGATTTACCGACTTTCCGCTTATCAATGTCGAAAGCTGCAACGACTTCTATATCTTCAGGTTTGTAACCGCAGATCTCAAAATGCATAAGTCCTATAAGTTCATCTCTTTTCTTTGAGTAATAACTTAAACCCTGTATAAGAGCACTCGCACAATTGCCAATCCCAACAATTCCGATGCGTATCTTACCCATCCATTAACCTCTTTTTGCGATTTTTTTTCTTTTAAAACATTTGCATCCAAAAGTCAAAGTAAATTAAATTCCCAAGGGTATCAACTATGGGAATCTATTTTTTATACTTCTGCATCCCGGCATCATATAAATCATTTCCGTATATATCGTTTATTACAAATAACGGCAAATCCTTAACCTCAAGTTTCCTGACGGCTTCAGGCCCAAGCTCTTCATAAGCTATGACCTCGGAAGATACAACACATTTGGAAAGCAGGGCGCCTGCGCCGCCTGTTACTCCAAAATATATGCTTTTGTATCGTCTCATAGCATCTTTCACCGGCTGTGACCTCTTTCCCTTTCCGATCATTCCTTTTAGTCCCATTGATATGAGCGTCGGCGCATAGGCATCCATCCTTGAACTTGTAGTCGGACCACAAGCACCTATTACTTTTCCCGGAGATGCAGGGGAAGGTCCACAATAATAGATAACCTGATCCTTTATCTCAACCGGCAGGTTTTCGCCTTTATTTAAGGATTCAATAAATCTCTTGTGGGCAGCGTCACGTGCAGTATATATATACCCGTTTAAAAAAACCTTTTCGCCTGCCTTAAGTTGTTCAATCACATCTTCCGTTAACGGTGTTATGATACGTTTTATCTCCATTTTATTCCTCTTAATTACTGCCAAAAATAAGAAATATTGAAATTGAGAAGATACAAACAAACTTCCCGGCTTCTTAATCTCTGCATTTTAAATTACAACCTCTTTGATCCGGTGTGCATGACACTGGATGTTCACCGCCACAGGGAAAGAGGCAATATGGCAGGGCAGCATCTTTATATGGACGTCAAGGGCTGTCACCGTCCCTCCGTAGCCCTGAGGTCCTATGCCGGTTTTATTGATCTCCTCAAGGATTTCTGCCTCAAAGGACGCAAGGGACGGATCGTCGTTCCGCACGCCAATGGGAACCATCAGGGCTTCCTTTGAAAGAAGGGCGGACGTCTCGAAGTTGCCGCCTATTCCGATGCCTACAATAATCGGCGGGCATGGATTCGGCCCTCCTTTATTTACCATCTGAAGGACAAAGGACTTCACACCCTCTTTACCTTCCGACGGAACGAGCATTCTCACTTCCCCGTAGTTTTCACTGCCGCCACCCTTCGGGAGTACAACAATCTTTACGCGGTCTCCAGGCACAATCTTTACATGCAGGATAGCCGGGGTGTTATCGCCGGTATTTTTCCTAGTAATCGGGTCACAGCAGGATTTTCGCAAATATCCATTTTTATAGGCCCTTCTCACTCCTTCATCAACTGCATAAGCAAGCATGCCCCCTGTTATATGCACATCCTGTCCTATTTCAATAAATGTTATCGCCAGCCCTGTATCCTGACATATCGGTATTCCTTCGCTTCTTGCAAGATCGGCATTAGCCATCAGTTCCCTGATAACTTCTCTTCCAACAGGAGATTCTTCCTTTTCTATCGCCTTTTCAAGGGCCTTGCAGACATCATCCGGCAAATTTATATTTGCATCGATAAACAACCTTTCCAAGGCAGATATAATATCATCGACATGAATCTCTCTCATTTATGCTCCATTTGTTCTATTGTTTACCATTCTTTAAAGGGTCTGTCCGTTATTCACTATTCTACATATGGTGCGATTATTCCTTTCTCCATCATCAGTCCGACTTGCTCACGAGCCCTTCTTATCTTTGTTTCAGCCATGTTAAACAATTCCTTTTCGCTTAATTTCAATCTTGCCACACCCTGCTCTATTGCCTTTTTTGCCACTGCCACTGCTTCTCTCGGGAACACTTCCCATTCATCCATGGTGGGCAGAAGGTAATCTTCGTGTAATCCTTTATCTTCCGCACATTTGGCAAGTTCATAGGCAGCGGCAATACACATTTCATCGGTGATTGTTCTTGCCATCACATCCAGTGTACCTCTGAATATGGCAGGGAAACCGACGGAATTGTTTACCTGATTCGGGAAATCGCTCCTGCCGGTAGCAACAATCCTTGCGCCAGCCTCTTTTGCTTCCCATGGCCATATCTCCGGGATAGGGTTTGCGCATACGAAAACAATGGCATTATCTGCCATTTTCGCAATCCATTCCTTCTTGATCGTATCAGGTCCTGGCTGTGAAAGGGCTATTAAAACATCCTGACCCTTTATTGCTTCTTCCATATCCCCATCTCTATTTTCAGCATTTGTTATCCGGCAGAACTCCATTTTTTCTTTATGGGTTGGTTTTATATCATCCCTTTTCCTGTTAAGTATGCCTTTACTATCAACAACAATGAATTTGTTTGGGTCAGCGCCTGCCTTTATGATCATCTTTGTTATACAAACATTGGCAGCGCCTATGCCTATCATGGTGATCTTTACATCCTGGATCTTCTTCTTTACGATCTTTAAGGCATTAACAAGCGCGGCAAGGGTAACTGCTGCCGTCCCCTGCTGGTCATCGTGCCATACGGGTATCGGCGCTTCAGCCCTCAGTCTTTCAAGGATATAAAAACATTTCGGGTTCTCTATATCTTCGAGGTTTATTCCCCCAAAAGAAGGGGATATATATTTTACGGTTTTTATGATTTCATCAGGGTCTTTCGTATCAAGGCATATGGGGAAGGCATCAACACCGCCCAGATATTTGAAGAGCAACGCCTTTCCCTCCATAACCGGAAGGCCTGCCATTGGCCCTATATCTCCAAGACCGAGCACCCTTGTACCGTCTGTAACTATTCCAACCATATTCGCCTTGTTTGTATATTCAAATACCATATCCGGGTTTTTGTGAATCTCCTTGCATGGCTCAGCTACTCCTGGCGTATACCATATGGCAAAATCATTTACGTCTCTGATAACACATTTCGGTACCACCTCTATTTTACCCTTGTAAAAGGGGTGCATCTTCATTGCATCCCGGGCCGGTTTTTTAGCCTTTTCTATAAGTTCTTCCTTTGTTATCTTCACATCTTCCACGTCCACTCCTCCGTAAGGTATTATTTAAATCCTGATCAATTCAATTTGCAGTGAATATTGTATAGCTAATTATAAAAATTACAAAGAAAAATATCTTTTATATTAAATCATATCATACGGGGTATATAAGGATTCTGCAAACACGCTGTGAGCCAATATACCGATAATCATCTATGCTTCCTCCGAACAATTCCCTCCAGAATAATTGTTTACTTATTTTCTCATCATATAACGACATAAATCAATACAACAATTTTCGGCTTGCAATGGAAACATAATTGGAAGATAATGAATTTATGGGCAGGGGGCTGATGTTATTGGAAGCAGATTTCTTTTCATTCATAAAGTCAAAAAACAAATCAAAAAATCCTGTCATGACATCCTTTAAAACCACCTTTGCCAAATATCATATAAAAAATTATGTTCCATTTTTCTATGTAATATCAGCAAATACCATTAAGATAAATGATTAATCTTCAATAAAGCAATATTTTGAGAGTTTTTTGTGTTGAGTATTTTGTTAAGTTTAAGAAAAAGTATATTGGTATATTAATTGTTATGAATAAAGAATATGCGAGATAAATATGGAACAATTGATCTACTACCCAGGCTTTGAAATAAAAGATCACGACTGGCTCAAATTTGCGCTCCTATATATCGATGAACTTAATCCCATCATTCCTACCGCTGGTGATATTTTCCTCACTGAGTTACACCGCAAACTTACAGAAGAGACCGACCTGATTAAACCGCACAGGCCGAACTATGAAGAGGGAATGAACGCAACCTTTGATGCCCTCGATATTGTTGAAAAGATTATTAGAAACCCATCACGCTATTTGCGATTATTCGGCACAAGCAAAATCATCGAGAAATGGCAGCAGCCAGAAAATCATAACTATACACTCTTTGAAGACAAATATACTTACGAATGGGAACAGTTTTGTAGAAATGCGAAATTGTCAACCCAGTCAGATCTTGGGATAATGCTTCCGAAAGAATTAGGCTTAATATACATGACAATTCTTGCAAATGCTATCTCTGAATCGCGAGGCATATCATCTATAACTGATTATAAGGCCTTAGATAATTTATCAATACTTATTCGTCGTACCACCGATCCTTTAAAAAAGATGAGTACTGCAAAAAGTATAATAAATTTGAAACTACCTGCTAACCTGCGAGACGTTGCTGTAGACAAAATTATTAAATTCAGAAATAGACCTCAGTTCAAAATAAAGTTAAATTCGTTTCATCAGGAGCTAAACAATTTCTTGTCGAACATCGAAGTGGGTAATACTGCATTTGATTTTATTGAATCTTATGAGCAAGTTTGGTCCGATTTTTCTGATGAATTAGTCCAACTTGGGACAGGTATTGTTACTTTGGGTTTGGGTATCTGGATTGCTATTAGTTCTCCCGAAATCACGACTGCGAAATATTTGAAAGAGGTCGTTGCTGCTGGCACCACCCTATCTGTCGGATCATTAATTTCATTAAGGAATGCATGGAAAAAGACACAGCCAAAGAGGTTCACAAGAAAATACTTAGCTGACCTACAAAAGATAAATGATTAGTAAAGGGATTCATAACCAAGGCATGCAGCTAATCGGCCTGAAATCAGGCCTCTCGCTGATGCCCGGTGTTAGCTTTCACTGATCTCAAACCAAACGACCCAGCTTGTGGTCGAAGGAGAAGGTCCTCTGATGATACTTCAAGAAATACTAAGATGGTCGGAAGGGCTTCCGGAATGGCAGAGCGATGCTATAGCCCGACTGCTTGCAAGGCAGGCTCTCGTGCCAGGCGATGTTGACGATTTGTTCGCGCTGCTAAAAGCAGAACATGGCGTCCCTGACCCGAAGGGTCGCAAGCCGAACCGGCTTACTGCTGACCAGATTCCTGCGCCGCTCGAGGTTTCGACGCACGTCGAGTTGCGTGCCATGAAGAACTTGCGACATGTAAATGCAATTGCTGAGAAGCAGGTTCTGCCATTTGGCGCTTCCGGACTTACCGTCATTTACGGCGACAACGGTTCGGGCAAGTCAGGATATTCCCGCGTGCTTAAGCGTGCTTGTCGTGCACGCGACCAAATGGAAGTGATTCACCCAAACGCCAACGCCCCCACTGGCACCGCGACCGTTGCCGAAGCGGTGTTTGAGATCGCCGTCAACGGTGCTACGCGGGATGTGCTCTGGACCAATGGGAAGCCAGCGCCTTCCGAACTATCATCACTTGCGATCTTCGATTCCCGTTGTGCCCGTGCTTACCTGGACAGCGAAGATGACTTCTCATACGTACCTTACGGGCTCGATGTTTTTGAGGGGCTGGCGAAAGTCTGCCGACAACTAAAAACCATGATCGAGACGGAGCAGGCGCACTCAAATGTCGATCTTACTGCATTCGTATCGCTACACGGCGACACAGCGGTCGGCAAACTGATTGCAGCCCTGTCCGCCAAGACAACGGCGGCCCAGATTGAGACGTTGGCTTCGCTGACACCTGAAGAACTGACCCAGCATGCCGAATTGGACAAGAGTCTGAAGGAAAACAACCCGAAAGAGAAAGCTAATCAGTTACGCTTACAAGCACGTCGGATCGCCACCATAGCCACGAATGCTACCAAGCAAGGCACCCTGATGGATCAGACAGTGATTGCTAAGCTGCGAGACCTATCGGACGGCTATCACGCTGCACAAGCAGCATCGGTGCTTGCCGCAAAGCAATTCAAGGAAAGTGAAAATCTCCTTGCGGGCACCGGTGGCGAAGCGTGGCGTGAGCTGTTTGATGCCGCCCGTAAGTTTGCGCTCGAATCCCACCCGGAAAAGAGGTTCCCGGAACTAGGAGCGGATGCTGCTTGCCCACTCTGTCAGCAACCGCTCGCTGAGGGTGCGGCGCGTTTGGTGCGCTTCGAAGAATTCATCCAACAGGATGCAGAGAAAACCACTCAGGAACGTCGCAACGCTCTGTCTACCGAGTACGAGCCTTTTGCCGCGTACGTCTTAACACTAAGCCTTGACGATGTGACCTATGGTGAAATTGAGGCCATCGATCCACAGCTTGCTGTTGACGTACGCACCTTTGAACAGGCGTTGACTGCCCGCCATGAAGCCATCAAACGGTCTGTGGCCTCCCATCAGTGGGATGACGCCAACCAGGCTTTGATTAGTCCAGCAGCCCGGCTTCAGACACTCGCTGACAAGCTGAATGGCGAAGCCGAAACCTTTGAGAAGGCTGCGGACGAAAATGCCCGTGCCGCAATGCAAAAACAACTGAGTGAGCTTGATGCGAGGGTGCGGTTACGTCAGGTCAAGAACGCTGTCATCACGGCCGTGGACGGTCTCAAGCACAAAGCCAAGCTCACGCAATGCCTGTCAGCGGTCAAGACGAATGCCATTTCCTTAAAGGCATCGGAGTTAGCCGAGAAAGTCGTGTCAAAGGAGCTAGCCCGGGCACTCAACGGGGAGTTCAAGACACTGGGCGTCGGCACGCTCAGTGTCTCATTGCAAAGCCGTTCAGACAAAGGCAAGGCGTTGCACAAGCTCAAGCTAGAACTGCCACAAAGTCGTAGCCCCGGTGAAATCTTAAGCGAGGGAGAGCAGCGGGCCATAGCCATCGGGTCCTTTCTCGCCGAAATTGGTCTAACTGGCGGCAAGGGCGGTATCGTATTCGATGATCCGGTCTCTTCGCTGGATCATCGAATACGCGAGCGCGTAGCGAAGCGTTTGGCGGTGGAGGCCGCTCAGCGCCAGGTGATCGTCTTCACTCATGAGATCTACTTTCTCTGCGTCCTCGTGGAGGAAGCAGAGGCAGCAGGTGTTCCGGTTTCAACCCAGAGTCTGACCCGCCGCGCGGAAGGGTTCGGTATAGCTGACCCGGAACTCCCATTCGAAGGCAAAAACGCCAGCAAGCGGATCGGTGCGCTAAAAGCCCAGCACCAGCTCATTGCTAAGTTGTACAAAAACGGCGAAGAACAGGAGTATCGGAAGCAGACTATGGATGCCTACGTTCATCTGCGCATGGC is a window encoding:
- a CDS encoding thiamine biosynthesis protein ThiS, whose product is MKVEWENKVYEFEKPMFVSKLLEEFSLSREAHLVIANGSLMTEDCKLGADDNVKLIRVISGG
- the clpB gene encoding ATP-dependent chaperone ClpB — protein: MNFDKLTIKAQEAIADAQKRAEKNRNQMIENEHLLYSLISQKEGVVKPMLDKLGANTSYIINDLEKALKKFSHVEGAVQVYISPQLKQAIDTAFDEAERLKDDYVSVEHLLIGITEVHEGAASDILKSYGVTKDKIFAVLKDMRGSQRVTDQSPEEKYQSLQRYCRDLTEEARKGKLDPVIGRDEEVRRVMQVLSRRTKNNPVVIGEPGVGKTAIVEGLAQRIISGDIPETLKNKKVLSLDLGAMLAGAKFRGEFEDRLKAVLKEIDEAAGTIILFIDELHTIVGAGNAQGAIDASNMLKPALARGELRCIGATTLDEYRKYIEKDAALERRFQPVFVGEPSIEETIAILRGLKEKYELHHGVRIKDSALIAAATLSHRYITDRFLPDKAIDLIDESSSRLRMEIDSVPTEIDEIERKIIQVQIEIEALKKEKDEASKERKKKLEEDLLELKTDAGEKRKHWGREKELIKAIGEIKEKIDRAKTEAEEAERRGDFGRVAEIRYGTIIALETEQKEKNKELAEFQKGNKMLKEEVDEEDIARVVSKWTGIPVSKMLEGDMEKLVNMEDRIHKRVIGQHEAVDAVSSTIRRARAGLQDPNRPLGSFLFLGPTGVGKTELAKALAEFLFDDEQAIVRIDMSEFMEKHSVSRLIGAPPGYVGYEEGGYLTEAVRRRPYSIILMDEVEKAHPEVFNVLLQVLDDGRLTDGQGRTVDFKNTVIIMTSNIGSQFITDFGGKDYEEMRKQVSEAIKLHFKPEFLNRIDEIIIFRSLSAEDIKHIAGLQLTILAKRVEERKIELIFTDKLKNMISKEGYDPIYGARPLKRLIQKKLQDALAMMVLKGEIKEGDTVKADVNAKGEVVFKQ
- a CDS encoding methyltransferase; its protein translation is MLNEAIMAEARSFMKSRVILTAAELDFFTFLDKKPATAKEIVKQRGLDLRATTRVLDCLIALGLLQKNSDLYGNTEMGSYFSAHHPETVLPVIIHWNHLWTSWSELTDIVKKGTDKKSSAGVKFSDTEMKAFVGAMHVIAHNLSREIAGVYDLKPYKRLLDIGGASGTYTTAFLKKNPRMKAIIFELEDVIPLAQERLKTEGLSKRTELIAGDFYQDELPKGCGLTLLSAIIHQNSEEDNFRLYQRVFRALEPGGTVLIRDHVMDESRIYPPAGTLFAINMLVQTRGGDTYTFQEIKETLEKAGFVDVKLIRTGEKMDCLVEARKPA
- a CDS encoding CDP-alcohol phosphatidyltransferase family protein, with product MISSKIGHALDPVILGTYRFFFKNRSVNPNILTICGIPFGFAASAFIAFDYMLTGGILLAISGFFDLMDGAVARHMNRVTRFGGFLDSVLDRYVDLLIMLGIFIHFLRHGESFYSIIVFIASIGAAIIPYAKARAEAASLDCNTGILERPERLVILFIGLCFNVLEYAVLILAVLTHVTVIQRIVFVKKNS
- a CDS encoding inositol-3-phosphate synthase; its protein translation is MGKIRIGIVGIGNCASALIQGLSYYSKKRDELIGLMHFEICGYKPEDIEVVAAFDIDKRKVGKSIKDAIFALPNCTKLIDKDVIQPDITVSMGHILDGVSPHMKDYPEERIFLVSDEKPVDIVKVLKDRNVEILVNYLPVGSEKAARFYAECCLESGTSLINCIPVFIASDEGWAERFKQKGIPVVGDDVKSQIGATIIHRALIKLFDDRGVKIDRTYQLNTGGNTDFLNMLNQDRLVSKRISKTEAVQSLLDVPMPTENIHIGPSDYVPWQNDNKVCFMRIEGRIFGDIPINMELRLSVEDSPNSGGCIIDAIRCCKVARDRKAAGVLESISAYTMKHPIKQFPDSIAKNMVEEFIRGERER
- a CDS encoding Fe-S-containing hydro-lyase; protein product: MEIKRIITPLTEDVIEQLKAGEKVFLNGYIYTARDAAHKRFIESLNKGENLPVEIKDQVIYYCGPSPASPGKVIGACGPTTSSRMDAYAPTLISMGLKGMIGKGKRSQPVKDAMRRYKSIYFGVTGGAGALLSKCVVSSEVIAYEELGPEAVRKLEVKDLPLFVINDIYGNDLYDAGMQKYKK